TGCAGGAGCACTCCATCGTGCTCGTGCGCGGCGGCCGTGTGAAGGACCTGCCGGGTGTTCGTTACAAGATCATCCGCGGTTCGCTTGACACCCAGGGTGTGAAGAACCGCAAGCAGGCCCGCAGCCGCTACGGCGCCAAGAAGGAGAAGTAAGAATGCCTCGTAAGGGCCCCGCCCCGAAGCGCCCGGTCATCATCGACCCGGTCTACGGTTCTCCTCTGGTGACCTCCCTGATCAACAAGGTGCTGCTGAACGGCAAGCGCTCCACCGCCGAGCGCATCGTCTACGGCGCCATGGAGGGTCTGCGCGAGAAGACCGGCAACGACCCGGTCATCACGCTGAAGCGCGCTCTCGAGAACATCAAGCCGACCCTCGAGGTCAAGTCCCGCCGTGTCGGTGGTGCGACCTACCAGGTCCCGATCGAGGTCAAGCCGGGCCGTGCGAACACG
This region of Streptomyces ambofaciens ATCC 23877 genomic DNA includes:
- the rpsG gene encoding 30S ribosomal protein S7, with the protein product MPRKGPAPKRPVIIDPVYGSPLVTSLINKVLLNGKRSTAERIVYGAMEGLREKTGNDPVITLKRALENIKPTLEVKSRRVGGATYQVPIEVKPGRANTLALRWLVGYSRARREKTMTERLLNELLDASNGLGAAVKKREDTHKMAESNKAFAHYRW